Proteins encoded within one genomic window of Pseudomonas cannabina:
- a CDS encoding ABC transporter ATP-binding protein, with product MPVFKRFTVFMQQALRSMHLVWTTSRALSVGLILATLVAGLLPALAAWLGQRIVDAVVAAMQLHASAGEAPLWPVLRYVLFEAGVLALLAGAQRALSVQQALLRVLLGQKVNTLILEKAQTLSLSQFEDSEFYDKLVRVRREASTRPLALVTKSLGLLQNLISLISFAVLLVHFSPWALLILVVGALPVFFAEAHFSGDAFRLFTRRAPETRRQNYIETLLSHEGYIKEVKLFGFAPLLLQRYRETFERLYAEDRRLTLRRDGWGFLLGLLGTASFYLAYAWVVVDAVHGRITLGQMTMYLVLFKQGQAAVSSSLSAISGLYEDGLYLADLYVYLGQPVTPPTGSLTQGALPGDGMRFENVSFTYPGTSRPALEHIDLHLAPGRSVALVGENGSGKTTLIKLLTRLYRPDQGRILLDGSDLQEWDEDALRSRIGVIFQDFIRYQFLVGENLGVGDTHAFHDETRWREAAAQGMAAQFIEQLDKGYATQLGRWFAGGQELSGGQWQKIALSRAYMRRDADILILDEPTAALDAGAEAAVFDHFREYAKGRMTLLISHRFSSVRNAEHIVVLEHGRVLERGDHDSLIAAAGRYAALFDLQAQGYR from the coding sequence ATGCCCGTCTTCAAGCGCTTCACCGTTTTCATGCAGCAGGCCCTGCGGTCCATGCACCTGGTCTGGACCACCTCCCGCGCGCTGTCCGTCGGCTTGATCCTGGCCACGCTCGTTGCTGGCCTGTTGCCCGCGCTGGCCGCCTGGCTCGGGCAGCGCATCGTCGACGCCGTGGTCGCGGCGATGCAATTGCATGCCAGCGCCGGTGAAGCACCGTTGTGGCCGGTGCTGCGTTACGTCCTGTTCGAAGCGGGCGTATTGGCCTTGCTGGCCGGGGCTCAGCGCGCCTTGTCGGTACAACAGGCGTTGCTGCGAGTGCTGTTGGGGCAGAAGGTCAATACCTTGATTCTGGAGAAAGCCCAGACGCTCTCGCTGTCGCAGTTCGAGGACTCGGAGTTCTACGACAAGCTGGTGCGCGTCCGCCGCGAAGCGTCGACCCGACCGCTGGCGCTGGTGACCAAATCACTGGGCCTGCTGCAAAACCTCATTTCGTTGATCAGCTTCGCCGTGCTGCTGGTGCATTTTTCGCCTTGGGCGTTGCTGATTCTGGTGGTGGGGGCGTTGCCGGTGTTTTTCGCCGAGGCGCATTTCTCCGGGGATGCGTTCCGCCTGTTCACGCGCCGCGCACCGGAAACCCGTCGGCAGAATTACATCGAAACGCTGCTTTCCCACGAGGGTTACATCAAGGAGGTCAAGCTGTTCGGCTTCGCGCCGCTGCTGCTTCAACGCTATCGCGAGACCTTCGAGCGACTCTACGCCGAGGACCGCCGCCTGACTCTGCGCCGCGACGGCTGGGGATTTCTGCTAGGGCTGCTGGGCACGGCCTCGTTCTATCTGGCTTATGCGTGGGTGGTGGTCGATGCGGTGCACGGCCGAATCACCCTCGGTCAGATGACCATGTACCTGGTGCTGTTCAAGCAGGGTCAGGCTGCCGTCAGCAGCAGCCTCAGCGCGATCAGCGGGCTGTATGAGGACGGGCTGTACCTCGCCGACTTGTACGTCTATCTAGGCCAGCCGGTCACGCCACCGACCGGCAGCCTGACGCAGGGCGCGTTGCCTGGCGACGGCATGCGCTTCGAGAATGTCAGCTTCACTTATCCAGGCACCAGCCGCCCGGCTCTCGAGCATATCGACCTGCACCTGGCGCCCGGTCGCAGTGTGGCGCTGGTCGGCGAAAACGGTTCGGGCAAGACCACGTTGATCAAACTGCTGACCCGCCTGTACCGCCCTGATCAGGGGCGCATCCTGCTCGATGGCAGCGACTTGCAGGAATGGGACGAAGACGCTCTGCGCTCGCGGATCGGCGTGATTTTTCAGGATTTCATTCGCTATCAGTTTCTGGTCGGCGAAAACCTGGGGGTTGGCGACACTCACGCGTTTCACGATGAAACCCGCTGGCGCGAAGCCGCAGCGCAGGGCATGGCTGCGCAGTTCATCGAGCAGCTCGACAAGGGTTACGCCACACAATTGGGCCGCTGGTTCGCAGGAGGTCAGGAACTGTCTGGCGGGCAATGGCAAAAGATTGCCTTGTCACGCGCCTATATGCGCCGCGACGCCGACATCCTGATCCTCGACGAGCCGACCGCCGCGCTGGACGCAGGCGCAGAAGCCGCCGTGTTCGACCATTTTCGCGAATACGCCAAGGGCCGCATGACACTGCTCATATCGCACCGCTTTTCCAGCGTGCGCAATGCCGAACACATCGTCGTGCTGGAGCACGGTCGGGTGCTGGAACGCGGTGACCATGACAGCCTGATCGCCGCCGCAGGGCGCTACGCCGCGTTGTTCGATCTTCAGGCGCAGGGCTATCGCTAG
- a CDS encoding DUF1810 domain-containing protein → MNDVYNLQRFVTAQQPVFQQVLTELEAGLKRSHWMWFVFPQIQGLGHSDMAQRFAISDLDEARAYLQHPLLGARLEQCAGVIAPQVERTAQQMFGSPDDMKLRSSMTLFAIAAPDRSMFQEVLDRFFEGERDAMTVRLLS, encoded by the coding sequence ATGAACGATGTTTACAACCTGCAACGCTTTGTCACCGCTCAGCAGCCGGTGTTCCAACAGGTGTTGACGGAGCTTGAGGCCGGGCTTAAACGCAGCCATTGGATGTGGTTCGTGTTTCCGCAGATTCAGGGGCTGGGCCACAGTGATATGGCGCAACGTTTTGCCATCAGCGATCTTGATGAAGCGCGGGCCTATCTGCAACATCCGTTGCTCGGCGCCCGTCTGGAGCAGTGCGCCGGTGTCATCGCGCCTCAGGTAGAACGTACTGCGCAGCAGATGTTCGGTTCGCCGGATGATATGAAGTTGCGCTCGAGTATGACTCTGTTCGCCATCGCTGCGCCTGACAGGTCGATGTTTCAGGAGGTGCTGGACAGGTTTTTCGAGGGTGAGCGGGATGCGATGACGGTGAGGCTCCTTTCGTGA
- a CDS encoding DUF1615 domain-containing protein: MMSVGLLLLAGCASQRFEEPELSPQQARAQIVRLMPADVSDRQAWATDIQAAFAAQKIPLTTENICSVLAVTEQESTFQVDPAVPNMGRIARAEIDRRAARLHIPNALIATALRVRSPDGKTYGKRLDSAHTEKDLSAIFDDFIGMVPLGQVLFGNFNPVQTGGPMQVAIAFAEKHAEDYPYPVDGSIRREVFTRRGGMYFGIAHLLGYPVSYTQSLYRFADFNAGWYASRNAAFQQAVSRATGIELALDGDLIRFDSTSPGATELAVRTLADRLGMNKSQIWNQLKQGDTLEFEETDLYRKVFAMADKTAGKPLPRAILPGITLKSPKITRNLTTAWFAERVDDRRERCVLRAPKGV, from the coding sequence ATGATGAGCGTCGGGCTGCTGTTGCTTGCAGGTTGTGCAAGCCAGCGCTTCGAAGAGCCTGAACTGAGCCCGCAGCAGGCGCGCGCACAGATCGTGCGGCTGATGCCGGCCGATGTCAGTGACCGGCAGGCGTGGGCAACCGATATTCAGGCCGCGTTTGCCGCGCAGAAAATTCCGTTGACCACTGAAAACATCTGTTCGGTGCTGGCCGTGACCGAGCAGGAATCCACCTTTCAGGTCGATCCGGCAGTGCCGAACATGGGCCGGATCGCCCGCGCGGAAATTGATCGGCGTGCTGCGCGACTGCACATCCCCAACGCGCTCATCGCCACCGCGCTGCGAGTGCGTTCGCCGGACGGCAAAACCTACGGCAAACGACTCGACTCGGCCCACACCGAGAAAGACCTGAGCGCCATTTTCGACGACTTCATCGGCATGGTGCCTCTGGGCCAGGTGTTGTTCGGCAACTTCAACCCGGTCCAGACCGGCGGGCCGATGCAGGTTGCGATTGCCTTCGCCGAAAAGCACGCCGAGGATTATCCCTACCCGGTTGATGGCTCCATCCGACGCGAAGTGTTTACCCGTCGCGGCGGCATGTATTTCGGCATCGCCCACTTGTTGGGCTACCCGGTGAGTTATACCCAGTCGCTGTACCGCTTTGCCGACTTCAACGCCGGTTGGTACGCCAGCCGCAATGCGGCGTTTCAACAAGCCGTGAGCCGCGCGACCGGCATCGAGTTGGCACTTGATGGCGACCTGATCCGTTTCGACTCCACCTCACCCGGCGCCACCGAGCTCGCCGTGCGCACGCTGGCTGACCGGCTGGGCATGAACAAATCGCAGATATGGAACCAGCTCAAGCAAGGCGACACGCTGGAATTCGAGGAAACCGATCTGTACCGCAAAGTGTTTGCGATGGCCGACAAAACAGCGGGCAAGCCTTTGCCACGCGCCATCCTGCCCGGCATCACCCTGAAAAGCCCGAAAATCACCCGCAACCTCACCACCGCCTGGTTCGCCGAACGCGTGGACGACCGTCGCGAACGCTGCGTACTGCGTGCGCCGAAGGGCGTTTGA
- the glsB gene encoding glutaminase B: MQDLLNEILDEVRPLIGQGKVADYIPALGGVRPDQLGIAVYGNDGQMFSAGDAETLFSIQSISKVFSLVQAIGHSGEDIWQRLGHEPSGQPFNSLVQLEFERGRPRNPFINAGALVICDINQARFAAPSLSMRDFVRRLCGNPGITSDSKVAESEYQHRSRNAAAAYLMKSFDNFHGDVEDVLRSYFHHCALSMSCIDLARAFGFLANQGFCAHSGEQILSARQTTQVNSIMATSGLYDEAGNFAYRVGLPGKSGVGGGIVAIVPERFSVCVWSPELNAAGNSLVGMAALEKLSARIDWSVF; the protein is encoded by the coding sequence ATGCAAGACCTGCTGAACGAAATCCTCGATGAAGTAAGGCCTTTGATCGGTCAGGGCAAAGTGGCCGATTACATACCGGCGCTGGGCGGCGTCAGGCCCGATCAACTGGGCATCGCCGTCTATGGCAACGACGGCCAGATGTTCAGTGCCGGGGATGCCGAAACGCTGTTTTCCATCCAGAGTATTTCCAAGGTATTCAGCCTGGTGCAGGCCATCGGCCATTCCGGTGAGGACATCTGGCAGCGTCTCGGTCACGAGCCTTCCGGCCAGCCGTTCAATTCGCTGGTGCAGCTCGAGTTCGAGCGGGGCAGGCCGCGCAACCCGTTCATCAATGCCGGCGCGCTGGTGATCTGCGACATCAACCAGGCACGTTTTGCCGCACCTTCGTTGTCGATGCGCGATTTCGTCAGGCGCCTGTGTGGCAACCCTGGCATCACTTCCGATTCCAAAGTCGCCGAGTCCGAATACCAGCATCGCTCCCGCAACGCCGCGGCAGCCTATCTGATGAAGTCTTTCGACAATTTCCATGGCGATGTGGAAGACGTGCTGCGCAGCTATTTCCACCATTGCGCATTGAGCATGAGCTGCATCGATCTGGCTCGTGCCTTCGGCTTTCTGGCCAATCAGGGTTTTTGCGCCCACAGTGGCGAGCAGATTCTCAGCGCTCGCCAGACGACCCAGGTCAATTCGATCATGGCCACCAGTGGTCTCTACGACGAGGCCGGCAACTTCGCCTATCGGGTCGGTCTGCCCGGCAAGAGTGGGGTAGGCGGCGGAATTGTGGCTATCGTTCCGGAGCGTTTTTCGGTATGTGTATGGTCCCCGGAGTTGAACGCGGCCGGTAATTCTCTGGTCGGTATGGCTGCGCTGGAAAAACTCAGTGCGAGGATTGACTGGTCAGTCTTTTGA
- a CDS encoding class II aldolase/adducin family protein: MSNVSALPIQPDITPSGGGSVRDRVSPQEWEVRVKLAAAYRLAALKRWTDHIYTHFSARVPGPDEHFLINAFGLLFDEITASNLVKVDIDGTIVDDPTGLGINYAGYVIHSAIHAARHDLQAVLHTHTRDGIAVSAQKNGLLPISQHSIAFSGRVAYHGYEDIALDLSERERLVADLGDKSVMILRNHGLLTGGVSVEHAFQQLHALEYACNIQIAAQSAGNAELVFPPQEVIAKVEEQAKVIKDGHGPGVARHWNALIRELERNGTDYRD; this comes from the coding sequence ATGAGCAACGTCAGCGCTTTGCCGATCCAGCCCGATATCACGCCGTCAGGTGGCGGCAGTGTGCGCGACCGGGTTTCGCCGCAAGAATGGGAAGTCCGGGTCAAACTGGCAGCGGCTTATCGACTGGCCGCGCTCAAGCGCTGGACCGATCACATCTACACGCACTTCTCGGCACGCGTGCCGGGGCCGGACGAGCATTTTCTGATTAATGCGTTCGGGCTGCTGTTCGATGAAATCACCGCGTCGAATCTGGTCAAGGTCGATATCGACGGCACGATTGTCGATGACCCCACCGGGCTGGGTATCAACTACGCCGGGTACGTGATTCACAGCGCCATTCACGCTGCGCGCCACGACCTGCAAGCCGTGTTGCACACGCACACGCGCGACGGCATTGCCGTGTCGGCACAGAAAAACGGCTTGCTGCCGATTTCCCAGCATTCCATTGCCTTTTCCGGGCGCGTGGCCTATCACGGCTACGAAGACATCGCGCTGGACCTGAGCGAGCGCGAACGACTGGTCGCCGACCTGGGTGACAAGAGCGTGATGATCCTGCGCAATCATGGCTTGCTGACCGGTGGCGTGAGCGTAGAGCATGCCTTTCAGCAACTTCACGCACTTGAATATGCCTGCAATATCCAGATCGCCGCGCAATCAGCGGGCAATGCCGAGCTGGTGTTTCCTCCGCAGGAAGTGATCGCCAAAGTCGAGGAACAGGCCAAAGTCATCAAGGACGGACACGGTCCGGGTGTCGCACGGCACTGGAATGCGTTGATTCGCGAGCTGGAGCGCAACGGCACCGATTACCGGGACTGA
- a CDS encoding ExbD/TolR family protein — protein sequence MAFSTQDTDEVLSEINVTPLVDVMLVLLVVFIVTAPLLTNSIPINLPKTESVAPVEQKDPLVVSIDGQGKLFINKDEIQPDLLETNLKAAKQKAPDVRVQLQADNGVNYGEVARAMASIERAGITKLSVITAK from the coding sequence ATGGCCTTTTCTACTCAAGACACGGATGAAGTGCTGAGCGAGATCAACGTCACGCCGCTGGTGGACGTAATGCTGGTGCTGCTGGTGGTGTTCATCGTTACCGCGCCGCTGCTCACCAACTCGATCCCGATCAACCTGCCCAAGACCGAGTCCGTCGCACCGGTAGAGCAGAAAGACCCTCTGGTGGTGAGTATCGACGGGCAGGGCAAGCTGTTCATCAACAAGGATGAAATCCAGCCGGACCTGCTGGAGACCAACCTCAAGGCGGCCAAGCAAAAAGCCCCGGATGTACGCGTGCAATTGCAGGCGGACAATGGCGTGAACTACGGCGAAGTGGCGCGAGCCATGGCGTCGATCGAACGCGCGGGTATCACTAAGTTGTCGGTGATCACCGCTAAATAA
- a CDS encoding MotA/TolQ/ExbB proton channel family protein, which translates to MNLIASPFESIEHAVIWLLVIFSVATWGLALLKGVQFSRLKAQDRKFHKQFWAASSLDSAAQLAHEQPGAAARVALAGYAAIQVPDGAQANDLSQSINHQDRLERALRQQIVRERRSLETGLAILASIGSTSPFIGLFGTVWGIMSALKGISAAGSASLETVASPIGAALVATGVGIAVAVPAVLVYNYFLRRLKLTAADLDDFAHDFYSLAQKSAFRVLLHPVLKSTAAGAQAGQKVKEAS; encoded by the coding sequence ATGAACCTGATTGCTTCGCCTTTTGAATCCATCGAACACGCAGTCATCTGGCTGCTGGTGATCTTCTCCGTTGCCACCTGGGGTCTTGCGCTGCTCAAGGGGGTGCAGTTCTCACGCCTGAAAGCTCAGGACCGTAAGTTCCACAAGCAATTCTGGGCGGCATCAAGCCTCGATTCCGCCGCCCAGTTGGCTCATGAACAACCGGGCGCGGCTGCACGGGTTGCGTTGGCCGGTTACGCTGCGATTCAGGTACCGGATGGTGCCCAGGCCAACGACCTCAGCCAGTCGATCAATCATCAGGACCGTCTTGAACGTGCCCTGCGCCAACAGATTGTTCGCGAGCGCCGTTCGCTGGAAACCGGTCTGGCGATCCTCGCAAGTATCGGCAGCACCTCGCCCTTCATCGGCCTGTTCGGCACGGTCTGGGGCATCATGTCAGCACTCAAGGGAATCAGCGCCGCCGGTTCAGCAAGCCTTGAAACAGTGGCGAGCCCCATCGGCGCTGCGCTGGTCGCTACCGGTGTCGGTATTGCCGTCGCGGTGCCTGCGGTGCTGGTCTACAACTATTTCCTGCGGCGCCTGAAACTGACCGCCGCCGATCTGGATGACTTTGCCCATGATTTCTACAGCCTGGCGCAGAAGAGTGCATTCCGCGTGCTGTTGCATCCGGTTCTGAAATCCACTGCTGCCGGCGCGCAGGCCGGTCAGAAAGTGAAGGAGGCGTCCTGA
- a CDS encoding energy transducer TonB → MGNVQTAASAYDVQRRQTPSGELVDLGRPFHGPLALSRLHSTPKPILGRREAVLFGALALVFHGAVIYWLSQNPTPALPVVPPEIPPMTIEFSQPAPPVVETPPPPPEPVVPPVVEPPPPVEDELAVKPPPPKPIPKPKPQPPKPVVKPVVKPVEQPPAPPVPAPPVAAPAPPAPPAPKPVTPASASAGYLRNPAPEYPSLAMRRGWEGTVLLRVHVLASGKPGEIQIQKSSGRDQLDEAALAAVKRWSFIPAKQGDVAQDGWVSVPIDFKIK, encoded by the coding sequence GCGGCGAGCTGGTTGATCTGGGGCGTCCTTTCCATGGGCCGTTGGCGTTGTCGCGCTTGCACAGCACCCCCAAACCGATCCTCGGGCGACGCGAAGCCGTTCTGTTCGGGGCGCTGGCACTGGTGTTCCACGGCGCGGTTATCTACTGGCTGAGCCAGAACCCGACGCCTGCACTGCCGGTCGTGCCGCCGGAAATTCCGCCGATGACCATCGAGTTTTCCCAGCCCGCGCCGCCCGTTGTGGAAACACCGCCACCACCGCCCGAGCCTGTCGTGCCGCCGGTGGTCGAGCCGCCGCCTCCTGTCGAGGACGAGCTGGCCGTCAAGCCGCCACCGCCCAAACCGATTCCCAAACCCAAGCCCCAGCCGCCTAAACCGGTGGTCAAGCCTGTCGTCAAGCCCGTTGAGCAGCCACCGGCTCCTCCTGTCCCTGCACCACCGGTTGCGGCCCCGGCGCCACCCGCACCGCCTGCGCCGAAACCGGTGACCCCGGCATCGGCCAGCGCGGGCTACCTGCGCAATCCGGCACCGGAATACCCGTCGCTGGCGATGCGTCGCGGCTGGGAAGGCACTGTGTTGTTACGCGTTCACGTGCTGGCCAGCGGCAAACCCGGCGAGATTCAGATACAGAAAAGCAGCGGGCGCGATCAACTGGATGAGGCCGCGCTGGCCGCGGTGAAACGCTGGAGTTTTATCCCCGCCAAACAGGGCGATGTCGCCCAGGATGGCTGGGTCAGTGTGCCGATTGATTTCAAGATCAAATAA